The Urbifossiella limnaea nucleotide sequence GAGTACGCCGACACCCGCGCCGCCGTCGAGGCCCAGGGCGTGAACGTGGTCGTCGCCGCGTCCACCACGAACCCGAGCACGCCGCACGCGAACACCGGCCAGCCCGCGGGCGCGCCCGGCACCGTCGTCCCCGACGTGGCGCTCGGCACCGTGGACGCGGCCGACTACTCGGCAATCGCGTTCGTTGGCGGGTGGGGCGCGTCGATGTACCAGTACGCCTACTCCGACCCGAACGGCGACGGGCGCGTCGACAACTTCTACGCCAACTCGCTGTACAACGGCGCGGCCGCGGCGAAAGTCGCGGTCAACGACCTCATTAACGACTTCCTGGAGTCCGACAAGCCGGTGGCGGGCATCTGCCACGGCGTCACGGTGCTGGCGTGGGCGCGGGTGGACGGCGCCAGCCCGCTGGCCGGCAAGCAGGTCGCGGTGCCGCATCTGGAGGGTGCGCCCGCGCAGTTCTACGCCAGCGAGTGGCACGGCGGGGGGTACCACAGCGGCCAGCGCGATCAGGTCGTGGCCAACGGCGGCCGCGCCACCGCCTACAGCGGCGCCCACGGCAACCCCGGCACGGCCGACGACGTGATCGTGGACGGCCGCATCATCACCGCCGAGAACCCGGAGTCGGCGGCGCTCTTCGGCACGACGCTGGCCGAGGAGGTGCTCGCGTCGCTGCCGGCGGGGGCGCGGATGGTCGGCGGCAACCTCGTCGTTACCGGTACGCCCGCGGCGGACACCGTGTATCTGTGGAGCAGCGGCACCGCGAACCGGGTGTACGCCTGGGTGAACGGCACCAGCCACGGCCCGTTCGTGCTGCCGGCCGGCGGGCACGTCAAGGCGTTCGGCGGCGCCGGTAACGACCAGGTGTTCGGTACCGACCTGTACGCCGGCCTCGTCGCCCACGGCGGCGGCGGGCACGACCTGCTCGTCGGCGGCGCGGCCGGCGACACGCTCGACGGCGGCGACGGCTGCGACCGCGTGTGGGGTGGCCCCGGCGACGACGTGATCCGCGGTGGCGCCGGCGACGACTACCTGTACGGCCGCGAGGGGAACGACGTGCTCGTCGGCGGCGACGGGAACGACACCCTCGACGGGTTCGACGGCCGCGACCTGCTCATCGGCGGGCTCGGCACCGACCGCCTGCTCGGTGGCGACGGCGATGACGTGCTCGT carries:
- a CDS encoding DJ-1/PfpI family protein — encoded protein: MPRRNSLSLEPLEGRDLLSASPLPVLLVIADQQDFYYREYADTRAAVEAQGVNVVVAASTTNPSTPHANTGQPAGAPGTVVPDVALGTVDAADYSAIAFVGGWGASMYQYAYSDPNGDGRVDNFYANSLYNGAAAAKVAVNDLINDFLESDKPVAGICHGVTVLAWARVDGASPLAGKQVAVPHLEGAPAQFYASEWHGGGYHSGQRDQVVANGGRATAYSGAHGNPGTADDVIVDGRIITAENPESAALFGTTLAEEVLASLPAGARMVGGNLVVTGTPAADTVYLWSSGTANRVYAWVNGTSHGPFVLPAGGHVKAFGGAGNDQVFGTDLYAGLVAHGGGGHDLLVGGAAGDTLDGGDGCDRVWGGPGDDVIRGGAGDDYLYGREGNDVLVGGDGNDTLDGFDGRDLLIGGLGTDRLLGGDGDDVLVGGRTNFDHDDAALGGLRGVWLAPGDLAVYDDGAAANALVGGAGNDWLLQGPADGVYLLDPGDRVTVL